The DNA region GGCAAGGATTGGAGGGATTAACATGAATAATTTCAATCAGTTTAAAAAGATGTTCTTAGCCCAATTAAAATTAACCCTCCGTGAAAAACAAGCCTGGTTTTGGGGAATTTTCTTCCCCGTTATTTTAATGGTTATCTTTATGGTGATCTTTAGCGGAACGTCAACGGATGAATTTCAGTCAAAAGTTGCTATTGTTTCAGAAAATCCGAATCCCACATCAGAAATGATGTTAGCCCAAATCAATCAACTATCCATCCTTGAAGTGGAGACAGGCGAACCAGTTAGCAGAAAAAAAGCAGAAGAATGGGTGAAGGACAAAGATGTGGATGCAGCTATTGTCTTACCTGAATCCGAGGCTAACACCTCGATTGTCCTGCTCGTAAACAAAGAAAATGAGCAAGGGGTGACAACGCAAGCCCTGTCGGGGATTCTTGATAATTTTGTTCAACAGGCAAACTTAGCCGCTGTGGGAGCTGCCCCTACCTATGCTATTCAGTTTGAATCGCTTACGTCTGGAAGTAATGAGTTAAACTACACTGATTTCCTTTTAACGGGGATGATTGCCCTATCGATTGCTCAGGGCGGGATGTTTGGGATGGTTGATTTAGTAGAAATGCGCCGCAAAGGGTTAATTAAAAGACTGCGGATGACACCTGCAAATATGGGGATTTTCGGTCTAAGTGATATGGTCATGCGTTTGTTGTTCAGCATCATCCAGATTTTGCTGCTGTCACTGATTGGGGTGTTTATATTTGGCGCCAATCTCTATATCAATTTTCCAAGCCTGATCATGGTGTTTTTATTCGGTGCACTTTCCTTCAATGCTTTAGGCTACTTCTTCTCTTCCTTCAGCACGACAACCAATGCCTATATGGGCGTTGCCAATATTGTTAGCTTTGTGATGATGTTTTTAAGCGGTGTGTTCTTTCCCATTGAAACCATGCCTGACTGGCTGCAGCCGATTTCTAACCTGCTCCCCCTTACCTACTTTGCTGAAGGCTTGAGGGATAGTATGGTTTATGAAACAGGCATATTTTCGAGTACCCTTTGGTTTGGGATTGGAGTATTAATCCTCTGGGGAGCCCTTGCCTTTCTCATTGGGGCATGGCTGTATAAAAGAAAATCGATTGTTGCCACTCGATGAACAGAATAAAAAAGACGATTCGAGGGGGAGTTAAAGGGTTCCGTTTTGGGGACGTTTATGAATTTTAAATATTAAATGGCCTAATTTCTCAATCTAATGCGAAGAAATTAGGCTTTTTTCATTTCTGTATTAAAGTGTCCTTGAAAATATACTAGCATCATATAGACAATTATTTTAAATCGACATAGATATTATCTAAAGGTATTTTGGTATGATTTGATACTAATTCCTTGATCACTTTTTGTATGTTATTAACTAACTTTGAAGACGATTTTACTCTAATTAAAGTGTATACTTCTTGTTCATTTATACACCATACTTTTACATCCTCAACAGTTAAATCTTGGTTCGTTTCTTGTAGAGTTTTTTTAATCCCATCAACGGAATAGCCATTAGGGGTCCCTTCCATTAATATATTAAAGGATTCTTTTGTGATTTTAACGCCACCAGCAATAATGATGATCGATGTTATGATACTACCGATTGGATCTAACCATGTTAGTCCAAAATATTTAATACCCAATGCCGCAATGACGACACTCACACTAGTAAATAAGTCAGCTAAAACGTGAAGCATTGCACTTTTTACGTTCAAATTAGAATTGGCCTTCGTCAAAATATAGCCCACGATTCCATTTACAACTAAACCAATTGTCCCGACAACTAACATTTGGTTCGGAATAATTTCTATTGGATTATACATACGACTGATCGCTTCAGCAATTATAAATATAGGGATAATCACTAACGTTAAACCATTAATAAATGCTGCGATTGGTTCAAATCGCTTGTAGCCAAATGTTTTATTTTTTGTTACTGCCTTTGTAGCCATAATTGTTGCGATTAGTGAAAGAATCAATGAGAAAGCGTCTGAACTCATGTGTACACCATCGCCCATCATCATTAAGGATCCTGAAATAAATCCATAGATAATTTCAACTAAAGCAAAAAACAGGGTTAAGGATGCAGCCCAAATAAAAAGCTTTTTATTTTTTTTATAGTAATTTTCAGATTGCATCTCGTTACTACTCATTTACATCAGCTCCTTGATTAAAACTATTATTAATTTATAATACGATTATCATTAGCTAAAGTCAAGATTAATTGAGAATATATTTATCTAATTGAGAATGATAATTCCTTTCAACCCCTTTAATATTGGAATTATTCAATAAACATCCGCTAATATTAATGATAATTATTATTAATTAATTTTATTTATCAAAGTATAATTTCTATCATTTTCAATAAAGTAAATGTTCGTGGATAATAAGCACAGTTATAATCCCTTAACTGCAAAGTTTGTGAAGGAATATACTTAAACAAAGAGGGTTTTAATTAAATATGAGTATATTAAAAGGACCATTTTTGTGGTCCTTTTAATATACTTGAATGTTTAAATTTTTATTTATCATTACTTTATCTAAAGTAAATGATATCGACCCAATCTAGTACCTTATCTGTTATACCAATTCTTTGCTCCGGCATTTAGTCATATAGCTAGAAATAAGAGGTATAGGGAAATTTCCCCTATACCCCTTACCTCGCTATCTAACAATTCAGGCTTATTTAACCCAAACTCCGTTACGATCAAGTTTACTTCCATCAACGATGGTATTATAAGCCATACTACCATCGGATTTTAGATAGTACCAGTTTTTGCCCAATTGGAGCCAGCCTGTTTTCATCACTCCATTAGCATTTAGGTAGTACCATGCTCCTCCGAGGCTGAGCCAACCTGTCTTCATAGCTCCACTCTCATTTAAGTAGTACCATGTGCCACCAAGGCTGAGCCAACCTGTCTTCATAGCTCCACTCCCATTTAAGTAGTACCATGTTCCACCGAGGCTGAGCCAACCCGTCTTCATAGCTCCACTCCCATTTAAGTAGTACCATGTTCCTCCAAGGCTGAGCCAACCTGTCTTCATAGCTCCACTCTCATTTAAGTAGTACCATGTTCCACCGAGATTGAGCCAACCCGTCTTCATGATTCCAGCCTCATCCATGTAATACCATGTATTTGCAGGTTGAATCCACCCTGTTTTCTTTACTCCCGTAATCAGATCATAGTAGTACCAGTTGCCATTTTCATTTACCCATCCAGACTTAACATTTTCAACAACTGTTATTTTTCTATTACTGGTTGTCGTATTTCCAGATGAATCGATAACTTTATATGTGATTGTGTAGACACCGCTTTGGTTTGCATTCACCTCTCCTGTTACGATCACAACACTAGTCAAATCACCATCTACATTATCATGTGCCGTGACGCCAGCTTTTGCATCAAAAGTGGAACCACTATATATTGTATTATCTTCCACTCCTACAATAATCGGTTTGATGTCATCAATCACGGTAATCTTTCTTTCTAGACCAGTCGAATTTCCAGCTTGGTCTGTTACGGTGTACGTTAACGTATAGACCATTGGTTTCGTGTTGTCCACTGTTCCACTTACCTGAATACTTGCGGTAAGATCTCCATCTACGTTATCCCAAGCTGTAATGTCAGCTAATTCATTAAAGGTTTCACCAATTTTGAGCGTCTTGTCCGTCGCCCCTAGAATCGATGGTTTCTCCCTATCAATTACGTTTATGGTTATCGTATATTCCTTTTTTGTTCCATCCTCGGATGTGGAAATTAACGTAAATTGATTCTCACCTACTACTAGGTCCTTGTAACCAGTCCCCGCTACTTTTGCGAAAGGATCTTCCGCTAAGGCATTGACATAAATATTCATTACTGAACTCGGAACTTCTAATTCATATACGAAAATGTCCGTTGAAAAACTTGGCGTTAACGGATAGACCTTACTTTCCTTCTCAGCACTCAAAGTTATCGTAGAAAGATTGGCATTAGCTGGATCGCTAAGATAAAAGAGCTTATCCTTTGAAAAAACAGTAGTATTCCCTGCCAAATCTTCAATCCCTGTCAATTCGCCAGCTACAAATCCATTTTGACCAGCCTTTATCTCATAGTACAGCTCATAGCTTTTTCCACTGCCGCCCGCTACTGCGGTCATTGGGTATTCCTCGTTATCGATTCCACCAGTCAATTTAAGCTTTACACCTGGCAAAATCTGCTCACTGAATTCAACAGTAATATGCGCGTAATCACCGCTGCGATACACTTTTTCAGCTGATTCGATCGATAGAACGGTTGGAATTATCCCATCCGTTTGAAGGATATTATCTTTTGAAAAAGAGTTCACATTTCCCGCCAGGTCTTCTATACCTGTTATTACCGCATTGACCGAGCCAAAATCACCATCTTTTACCGTGTATTCATAGGTAAATTCCATTCCATTGCTGCCTTCAACTTCTGTCATTAACACTGGCTCATTACTTGCACTACCAACTAATGTTAATGAAATACCTGGTTTTACCGGCTCACTGATTGAAGCCTGAATCACGATCTTATCGCCTAATTTACTCCTGCTTGGTGTTGCTTCTATCCTCGTTACATATGGCAGGATTCCGTCAATTTCAAAAAGATTACTATAATTGTAGTCTTGAAATAACTCATTGTTGACATTAAATACTTCAGTAATACGGGCATTGATTTGTCCGCTGCTTCCATAAGGGACAGTATAGGTATACGTGAAACTACGACCATCACTTTCTGGCATCTCCGTCATAGCACGCGGCTCTAGAACAGCTCCGCCATCGCCATCAAGTGACAGCTTAACACCCGCTTTTACACTTTCCGTGAAGTTTGCCGTAATGACAATCTTGTCGCCCGCTTTTCCTTTTGACTTTGAGGCTGTCAACGAATGAATTGGCGTAGTTCTAATATTTTTTGTAAAAACACTTTCTTCAGTATAGCTATCATAACGATTTCCATCTTCTGTACTTACGTTTGATATCGTTGCATTCACACTTCCTAAGTTATAGTTATTTGGAACTGTATATTGAAGCAAATATTTTGTGCCATTGCTTCCAGCTACCTCTGTCATCGTGGCCTCTTCTAATTCAACAGCACCATCAAGTGACAGTTTTATATCGGAAGTAACTCGTTGAAAAAATGTTGCAGTCAGGGTAATTTTATCTCCAGACTGTGTTTCTGATTTTGTCGATGTAATCGATTTTAAAGGGATAACCTGAAAAGTATTTTGCTTTGAAAGTGCATTACCATAAAGGTCTAATATTCCCGGAAAAGAAATATGAACCTGTCCAAACGATTCTTCATTAATAAGATAAGACATCGTGTGTTCATTTTCACTATTTACATCCATCAACCCTTCAAACGAAATAGCACCATTTAATTTAAATTGTTCCGTTTCTACCTTGAAAAAATCACTATCTTTTAAGGTGATTTTAACGGTATCAGATGGTTTTACAACCTTTTTCTCTACTGAAACAAGGTCAAAAGCCTGACCTTTCCAACTCGTTGAAACGACCGTACCATCATTTTTTAAACCTACGGTATGCGCGCTGCCTGCTGTTATAGCTACGATGTCCTGCCATTGGCTTGTATGAAGCTGTCCAAAATCATTTGAGCCTACGGCAAGGACGGTGCCATCACTTTTTAAACCTACAGTAAATGCATGTCCTGTAGCTATCG from Neobacillus sp. FSL H8-0543 includes:
- a CDS encoding cation diffusion facilitator family transporter, which encodes MSSNEMQSENYYKKNKKLFIWAASLTLFFALVEIIYGFISGSLMMMGDGVHMSSDAFSLILSLIATIMATKAVTKNKTFGYKRFEPIAAFINGLTLVIIPIFIIAEAISRMYNPIEIIPNQMLVVGTIGLVVNGIVGYILTKANSNLNVKSAMLHVLADLFTSVSVVIAALGIKYFGLTWLDPIGSIITSIIIIAGGVKITKESFNILMEGTPNGYSVDGIKKTLQETNQDLTVEDVKVWCINEQEVYTLIRVKSSSKLVNNIQKVIKELVSNHTKIPLDNIYVDLK
- a CDS encoding ABC transporter permease, which encodes MNNFNQFKKMFLAQLKLTLREKQAWFWGIFFPVILMVIFMVIFSGTSTDEFQSKVAIVSENPNPTSEMMLAQINQLSILEVETGEPVSRKKAEEWVKDKDVDAAIVLPESEANTSIVLLVNKENEQGVTTQALSGILDNFVQQANLAAVGAAPTYAIQFESLTSGSNELNYTDFLLTGMIALSIAQGGMFGMVDLVEMRRKGLIKRLRMTPANMGIFGLSDMVMRLLFSIIQILLLSLIGVFIFGANLYINFPSLIMVFLFGALSFNALGYFFSSFSTTTNAYMGVANIVSFVMMFLSGVFFPIETMPDWLQPISNLLPLTYFAEGLRDSMVYETGIFSSTLWFGIGVLILWGALAFLIGAWLYKRKSIVATR
- a CDS encoding immunoglobulin-like domain-containing protein, producing the protein MRKFNRAIGLALIISLVLNFLPAAMFQSKFENIKSADAAGLLTREDAKRFEGIVAGENSRTSILQVDGTVIETGMYETNVSNWKNIVSIASGSYYTVGLKKDGTAVVDGGSWEGQETIANWANLVAISAADSSVLGLKGDGSVISAGGPGNVSDWKDIVAVSAGMFHSAGLKSDGTVVASGMYPSGYSAVVNWSNIVAISVGNSHVAGLKNDGTVVTTDTSLDVSGWENIIAISSGDYHLVGLKSDGTVVGTGWNHSGQIDVSGWKNIIALSAVGAHTVGLKSDGAVIAVGDSSGAQMNLSDWKDITAISAGEKNILGVKENGTVVGIGDNGSGKNYVSDWSDIVATSTGRSHSIGLKSDGTVVAAGNNGNGEANVSGWLGINDVAVGDGFTVGVKNDGTVVAVGYKGSAQSKVTGWNDIADISVGATHTVGLKTGGTVVGAGENYFGQLQVQDWHDIRSISAGGSHTVGLKSDGTVVAVGNNSSGQTNVSDWKDIIAIATGHAFTVGLKSDGTVLAVGSNDFGQLHTSQWQDIVAITAGSAHTVGLKNDGTVVSTSWKGQAFDLVSVEKKVVKPSDTVKITLKDSDFFKVETEQFKLNGAISFEGLMDVNSENEHTMSYLINEESFGQVHISFPGILDLYGNALSKQNTFQVIPLKSITSTKSETQSGDKITLTATFFQRVTSDIKLSLDGAVELEEATMTEVAGSNGTKYLLQYTVPNNYNLGSVNATISNVSTEDGNRYDSYTEESVFTKNIRTTPIHSLTASKSKGKAGDKIVITANFTESVKAGVKLSLDGDGGAVLEPRAMTEMPESDGRSFTYTYTVPYGSSGQINARITEVFNVNNELFQDYNYSNLFEIDGILPYVTRIEATPSRSKLGDKIVIQASISEPVKPGISLTLVGSASNEPVLMTEVEGSNGMEFTYEYTVKDGDFGSVNAVITGIEDLAGNVNSFSKDNILQTDGIIPTVLSIESAEKVYRSGDYAHITVEFSEQILPGVKLKLTGGIDNEEYPMTAVAGGSGKSYELYYEIKAGQNGFVAGELTGIEDLAGNTTVFSKDKLFYLSDPANANLSTITLSAEKESKVYPLTPSFSTDIFVYELEVPSSVMNIYVNALAEDPFAKVAGTGYKDLVVGENQFTLISTSEDGTKKEYTITINVIDREKPSILGATDKTLKIGETFNELADITAWDNVDGDLTASIQVSGTVDNTKPMVYTLTYTVTDQAGNSTGLERKITVIDDIKPIIVGVEDNTIYSGSTFDAKAGVTAHDNVDGDLTSVVIVTGEVNANQSGVYTITYKVIDSSGNTTTSNRKITVVENVKSGWVNENGNWYYYDLITGVKKTGWIQPANTWYYMDEAGIMKTGWLNLGGTWYYLNESGAMKTGWLSLGGTWYYLNGSGAMKTGWLSLGGTWYYLNGSGAMKTGWLSLGGTWYYLNESGAMKTGWLSLGGAWYYLNANGVMKTGWLQLGKNWYYLKSDGSMAYNTIVDGSKLDRNGVWVK